The stretch of DNA CTAGTTAAGCGGGTTAATACCTTTCTGACAAAGCGTTTTATGATCTGACACTATGTGCTTGCTAATTTACCTATAAGTTATTGCTGCAATTAATCAGGAAGTCCTTTTTCTCGAAAAAAGAAAAGAGTATTGGTTGCCCTAAGGCAACCTTTGCGTTTATGCCTTCTTCTTTCTGCTGAACAGTACTCCTGATATTACTACCAGAACTACTCCTATACCAATTGCGGCATATGAGATAGGGCTGATAGTTTCTACAGTTACTTCCTTTGGTACTTCCTTGAT from Nitrososphaerota archaeon encodes:
- a CDS encoding LPXTG cell wall anchor domain-containing protein, with the protein product MKEVPKEVTVETISPISYAAIGIGVVLVVISGVLFSRKKKA